Proteins encoded in a region of the Zea mays cultivar B73 chromosome 4, Zm-B73-REFERENCE-NAM-5.0, whole genome shotgun sequence genome:
- the LOC100384246 gene encoding Probable polygalacturonase-like precursor encodes MAAATSRGPASVAICALAVLHAMAALCDSATAAAATCAGLAPAKHRPEVISIADFGGVGDGRTLNTWAFRKAVYRIQHQRRRGGTTLHVPAGTWLAGSFNLTSHMTLFLARGAVLKATQDTRGWPLVEPLPSYGRGRELPGPRYASFIHGDGLRDVVITGDRGVIDGQGEVWWNMWRRRTLEHTRPNLVEFMHSTGIHISNIVLKNSPFWNIHPVYCDNVVVTNMMILAPRDSPNTDGVDPDSSSNVCIEDSYISTGDDLVAIKSGWDEYGIAYGRPSAGVTVRRVRGSSPFSGIAIGSEASGGVRDVLVEDCAIFDSGYGIHIKTNVGRGGYIRNVTVDGVRLTGVRSGVRIAGDVGDHPDAHFSQLAVPTVDAVRISNVWGVNVQQPGSLEGIRASPFTRICLSNVKLFGWRSDAAWKCRDVRGAALGVQPSPCAELATSFASARSSCS; translated from the exons ATGGCCGCCGCGACGTCGCGCGGGCCAGCGTCGGTCGCCATCTGTGCGCTCGCCGTGCTCCACGCAATGGCTGCGCTGTGCGACTCCGCCACCGCGGCGGCGGCGACGTGCGCGGGCCTGGCCCCGGCCAAGCACCGGCCGGAGGTGATATCCATCGCCGACTTCGGCGGCGTGGGCGACGGGCGGACGCTGAACACGTGGGCGTTCCGCAAGGCCGTGTACCGCATCCAGCAccagcggcggcgcggcggcacGACACTGCACGTGCCGGCCGGCACCTGGCTCGCCGGCAGCTTCAACCTCACCAGCCACATGACGCTCTTCCTCGCCAGAGGCGCCGTGCTCAAGGCCACGCAG GACACGAGGGGATGGCCGCTGGTGGAGCCGCTGCCGTCGTACGGCCGGGGCAGGGAGCTGCCGGGACCACGGTACGCCAGCTTCATCCACGGCGACGGCCTCCGCGACGTCGTCATTACAG GTGACAGGGGAGTCATCGACGGGCAGGGTGAGGTGTGGTGGAACATGTGGAGGAGGCGGACCCTTGAGCACACCAGGCCAAACCTTGTGGAGTTCATGCATTCCACCGGCATTCACATCTCCAACATCGTCCTCAAGAACTCACCCTTCTGGAACATCCATCCTGTTTACTGCGA CAACGTGGTCGTAACCAACATGATGATCTTGGCACCACGTGACTCCCCAAACACAGACGGAGTCGATCCAG ACTCCAGCTCCAACGTGTGCATCGAGGACTCGTACATATCCACCGGCGACGACCTGGTGGCCATCAAGAGCGGGTGGGACGAGTACGGGATCGCGTACGGGCGGCCGAGCGCCGGCGTCACGGTCCGGCGCGTGAGGGGCTCGTCCCCCTTCAGCGGCATCGCCATCGGCAGCGAGGCCTCCGGCGGGGTGCGCGACGTCCTGGTGGAGGACTGCGCCATCTTCGACAGCGGCTACGGCATCCACATCAAGACCAACGTCGGCCGGGGCGGCTACATCCGCAACGTCACCGTCGACGGCGTGCGCCTGACCGGCGTGCGCAGCGGCGTCCGCATCGCCGGCGACGTCGGCGACCACCCCGACGCGCACTTCAGCCAGCTCGCCGTGCCCACGGTCGACGCCGTGCGCATCAGCAACGTGTGGGGCGTCAACGTCCAGCAGCCCGGGTCACTGGAGGGGATCCGGGCCTCGCCCTTCACCCGCATATGCCTCTCCAACGTCAAGCTCTTCGGGTGGCGGAGCGACGCCGCCTGGAAGTGCAGGGACGTGCGCGGCGCTGCGCTCGGGGTGCAGCCGTCGCCCTGCGCCGAGCTCGCCACCAGCTTCGCGTCCGCACGGTCCTCATGCAGCTAG